Proteins from a genomic interval of Callospermophilus lateralis isolate mCalLat2 chromosome 1, mCalLat2.hap1, whole genome shotgun sequence:
- the Myd88 gene encoding myeloid differentiation primary response protein MyD88: protein MQRDPTKPRILQDDPVMSSGVPSDESAPPAISTFSLPLAALNVRVRRRLSLFLNARTQVAADWTVLAEEMGFEYLEIRQFEARPDPTGSLLDAWQGRPGASVGRLLELLSTLGREDVLVELRPSIEEDCKKYIFKQQEQESEKPLQVARVDSSVPRTEELSGITTLDDPMGKVPERFDAFICYCPSDIQFVQEMIRQLEQTEYRLKLCVSDRDVLPGTCVWSIASELIEKRCRRMVVVVSDDYLQSKECDFQTKFALSLSPGAHQKRLIPIKYKAMKKEFPSILRFITVCDYTNPCTQSWFWTRLARALSLP, encoded by the exons ATGCAACGCGACCCTACAAAGCCAAGGATCCTCCAGGACGACCCTGTCATGTCTTCAGGAGTCCCCAGTGATGAGTCTGCACCCCCGGCCATTTCTACATTCTCCCTGCCCCTGGCTGCGCTCAACGTGCGAGTGCGGCGCCGCCTGTCGCTTTTCTTGAACGCACGGACACAGGTGGCCGCCGACTGGACCGTGCTGGCTGAGGAGATGGGTTTCGAGTATTTGGAGATCCGGCAGTTTGAGGCGCGCCCAGACCCAACCGGCAGCCTGCTGGATGCCTGGCAGGGCCGCCCTGGCGCTTCCGTAGGGCGGCTGTTGGAGCTGCTCTCCACGCTGGGCCGTGAAGACGTGCTGGTGGAGCTGCGGCCCAGCATCG AGGAGGATTGCAAGAAGTACATTTTCAAGCAGCAAGAGCAGGAATCTGAGAAGCCCTTACAGGTGGCCAGAGTAGACAGCAGTGTACCACGGACAGAGGAACTGTCAGGCATCACCACACTTGATGACCCCATGG GGAAAGTACCTGAACGTTTTGATGCCTTCATCTGTTACTGCCCCAGCGATATCCAGTTTGTGCAGGAGATGATCCGGCAACTAGAACAGACAGAATATCGGCTGAAGTTGTGTGTGTCTGATCGTGATGTCCTGCCAGGCACCTGTGTCTGGTCCATCGCTAGTGAACTCATCGAAAAGAG GTGTCGCCGGATGGTGGTGGTTGTGTCAGATGATTACTTGCAGAGCAAGGAATGTGACTTCCAGACCAAGTTTGCACTCAGCCTCTCCCCAG GTGCCCATCAGAAGCGCCTGATCCCCATCAAGTACAAGGCAATGAAGAAGGAGTTCCCCAGCATCCTGCGGTTCATCACTGTCTGTGACTACACCAACCCCTGCACCCAGTCCTGGTTCTGGACACGCCTTGCCAGGGCCTTGTCCCTGCCCTGA